The Natrinema salaciae genome contains a region encoding:
- a CDS encoding Mrp/NBP35 family ATP-binding protein codes for MSLTEHELEIKLEEVEDPDIGEDIVSLGLVNDVTIDDKTARISLAFNAPYAPSELELGNRIRDVIEDAGLEADLRAHVGEEHGFDDEVLPRVRNVIAVSSGKGGVGKTTVAANLAAGLEKRGAMVGLLDADIHGPNVPQILPPESDPGVTPNEEIVPPRSDGVRIISMGMMMEEDDDPAILRGPMVNKFMMKFLEGVEWGRLDYLIVDLPPGTGDATLNLLQSMPVTGSVVVTTPQEMALDDTRKGIQMFNKHDTPVLGVVENMSSFICPSCGDQHGLFGTSGADSIVDKYDVPLLGRIPIHPDFGADGSQGALVKDDDSEVQSHLEDVVGEVADRIGEQNRRTVSENVTHEPANKLPTETED; via the coding sequence ATGAGTCTCACAGAACACGAACTCGAAATCAAACTCGAGGAGGTCGAGGACCCGGACATCGGCGAGGACATCGTCTCGCTGGGACTGGTCAACGACGTCACGATCGACGACAAGACGGCCCGGATCTCGCTCGCGTTCAACGCGCCGTACGCCCCCTCGGAGCTCGAGCTCGGCAACCGGATCCGCGACGTCATCGAGGACGCCGGTCTCGAGGCCGACCTCCGGGCACACGTCGGCGAGGAGCACGGCTTCGACGACGAGGTTCTCCCGCGAGTTCGCAACGTAATCGCCGTTTCCTCGGGGAAAGGCGGCGTCGGCAAGACGACGGTCGCGGCGAACCTCGCGGCCGGCCTCGAGAAACGCGGTGCGATGGTCGGCCTGCTCGACGCCGACATCCACGGCCCCAACGTCCCGCAGATCCTCCCCCCCGAGAGCGATCCCGGCGTCACGCCGAACGAAGAGATCGTCCCGCCCCGCTCGGACGGCGTTCGCATCATCAGCATGGGCATGATGATGGAAGAAGACGACGATCCCGCCATCCTCCGCGGTCCGATGGTCAACAAGTTCATGATGAAGTTCCTCGAGGGCGTCGAGTGGGGTCGTCTGGACTACCTCATCGTCGACCTGCCGCCGGGGACCGGTGACGCGACGTTGAACCTGCTGCAGTCGATGCCGGTGACGGGGTCGGTCGTCGTCACGACGCCCCAGGAGATGGCCCTGGACGACACCCGGAAGGGGATTCAGATGTTCAACAAACACGACACGCCGGTACTCGGCGTCGTCGAGAACATGAGTTCCTTCATCTGTCCGTCCTGTGGCGACCAGCACGGGCTGTTCGGGACCAGCGGTGCGGACTCCATCGTCGACAAGTACGACGTGCCGCTGCTGGGTCGGATTCCGATCCACCCCGACTTCGGGGCCGACGGCAGCCAGGGCGCGCTCGTCAAGGACGACGACAGCGAGGTCCAGAGCCACCTCGAGGACGTCGTCGGCGAGGTCGCCGACCGGATCGGCGAGCAAAACCGACGGACGGTCTCGGAGAACGTCACGCACGAACCGGCGAACAAGCTGCCGACCGAGACGGAAGACTGA
- a CDS encoding DUF2249 domain-containing protein produces MATETTERTLDVREIDGPPFDLIVAALEDLRAEQRLRLIAPFEPEPLYDVLDDRGFVHESEERDGGVWHVRIEQT; encoded by the coding sequence ATGGCAACCGAAACGACGGAACGAACCCTCGACGTCAGGGAGATCGACGGTCCGCCGTTCGACCTCATCGTGGCCGCGCTCGAGGACCTGAGAGCCGAGCAACGACTGCGGCTGATCGCCCCGTTCGAACCGGAGCCGCTCTACGACGTTCTCGACGACCGCGGGTTCGTCCACGAGAGCGAGGAGCGCGACGGCGGCGTCTGGCACGTGCGCATCGAACAGACGTAA
- a CDS encoding cupredoxin domain-containing protein, which yields MTPISRRAALRSSACAIGLALAGCLDDIPGRSSDGEETPPEDAGELGTPAEGITVTANSRPYPEFEPQIVHIVPGGTVEWLVETGRHDVTAYHADGHGPHRSPEGTEPWGSDRLTGVGSAYEHTFDSEGVYDYVDTQQVCTSHEVAGNVGRVVVGWPDPDSEPAMTEPQSELPSQVAKAITLFNEESRPVLEAGP from the coding sequence ATGACACCCATCTCCCGCCGTGCTGCGCTTCGGTCGTCCGCCTGTGCGATCGGCCTCGCACTCGCGGGCTGTCTCGACGATATCCCCGGTCGCTCGAGCGACGGGGAGGAAACGCCGCCCGAGGACGCCGGGGAGCTGGGCACCCCTGCCGAGGGAATCACCGTTACGGCGAACTCGCGGCCGTATCCGGAGTTCGAGCCCCAAATCGTACACATCGTCCCGGGCGGTACCGTCGAGTGGCTCGTCGAGACGGGGCGCCACGACGTCACCGCGTACCACGCCGACGGTCACGGCCCTCACCGATCCCCCGAGGGTACCGAGCCCTGGGGAAGCGACCGGCTCACCGGCGTGGGCTCGGCCTACGAACACACCTTCGACAGCGAGGGTGTCTACGATTACGTCGACACCCAGCAGGTCTGTACGTCCCACGAAGTCGCCGGGAACGTCGGCCGCGTCGTCGTCGGCTGGCCCGATCCCGATTCGGAACCCGCGATGACGGAACCGCAGTCAGAGCTGCCGTCGCAGGTCGCCAAGGCGATAACCCTCTTCAACGAGGAAAGCCGCCCCGTCCTCGAGGCCGGGCCGTGA
- a CDS encoding cupin domain-containing protein, whose product MLDTYADSIAGLEPADGEVETAELVVSDDVLVKAFALGPGAELEPHEHGESTNVFHVLEGSVTVIRGGESEAIDAPGVVHHERGVSHGARNETEEPAIFTASLCPLPS is encoded by the coding sequence ATGCTCGATACGTACGCCGATTCGATCGCCGGCCTCGAGCCGGCCGACGGTGAGGTCGAGACCGCGGAACTGGTCGTCAGCGACGACGTCCTCGTGAAAGCCTTCGCCCTCGGACCGGGTGCGGAACTCGAGCCCCACGAGCACGGGGAGAGCACGAACGTCTTCCACGTGCTCGAGGGGAGCGTGACCGTGATACGGGGCGGGGAGAGCGAAGCGATCGACGCGCCGGGCGTCGTCCACCACGAGCGCGGCGTCAGCCACGGCGCGAGAAACGAGACCGAAGAGCCCGCGATCTTCACGGCGAGCCTCTGTCCGCTGCCGTCCTGA
- the cyoE gene encoding heme o synthase — MRAVTNRRRFADLLATTTVAAYVLVALGTAVSTTDSAANCSTLLTCSSDSGLGSLTGEVLLFWGHRVAALVTGALVAASGLAVRRTAVDRRVARLVGCVVVLFPVQIVIGAAILVGSPAIASTVHLALAMLIFACLLVALVRTLEDHPREEAAPGGNAALSIAGDRSEPVSATGDDDPGETTISSERPNGSFARLRRTAGAYLTLTKPRLMWLLCLVALAGMGLATLTGASLEPTTAIATLAGGVLAIGASGTFNHVHERDRDRRMNRTNGRPLVHDIVPARNAIVFGVALVATSMLVLVTWVNALAAALTFAAIVYYAVLYTVLLKPNTAWNTVLGGGAGALPAVIGWAAVTGTVGAPGLALAAVIFLWTPAHFYSLAIAFRDDYARGGFPMYPVVEGVPAARRHVAFYLGATLLAASVLGWVAGLGWVYAVTSIALGSVFLRSVISQYRTPTDEVALRSFYVSNYYLGAILLAIVLETLVVAA, encoded by the coding sequence ATGAGAGCTGTTACAAACCGACGACGATTTGCAGACCTGCTCGCAACGACGACCGTCGCAGCGTACGTTCTCGTCGCACTCGGGACTGCGGTCTCGACGACCGATAGTGCAGCGAACTGTTCGACTTTACTGACGTGTTCGTCCGATTCGGGCCTCGGCTCGCTGACTGGCGAGGTGCTGCTCTTCTGGGGCCACCGTGTCGCGGCCCTCGTCACCGGCGCCCTCGTCGCCGCGTCCGGACTCGCCGTCAGGCGAACCGCAGTCGATCGCCGCGTGGCCCGGCTCGTCGGCTGCGTCGTCGTTCTCTTCCCCGTCCAGATCGTGATCGGAGCCGCTATTCTCGTCGGGAGCCCCGCCATCGCGAGTACGGTTCATCTCGCACTCGCGATGCTCATCTTCGCCTGCCTCCTCGTCGCGCTCGTCCGAACGCTCGAGGACCACCCACGCGAGGAAGCGGCACCGGGTGGGAACGCAGCGCTCTCGATCGCGGGGGACCGGTCGGAACCCGTTTCGGCGACCGGCGACGACGATCCCGGGGAGACGACGATCTCGAGCGAGCGGCCGAACGGGTCGTTCGCCCGTCTCCGGCGGACGGCCGGCGCGTACCTGACGCTCACCAAACCGCGGTTGATGTGGCTGCTCTGCCTCGTCGCACTCGCCGGGATGGGACTGGCGACGCTTACCGGCGCGTCGCTCGAACCGACGACTGCGATCGCCACCCTCGCCGGTGGCGTCCTCGCCATCGGCGCGAGCGGAACGTTCAATCACGTCCACGAGCGCGACCGCGATCGGCGGATGAACCGAACGAACGGCCGGCCGCTGGTTCACGACATCGTCCCGGCCCGGAACGCCATCGTGTTCGGGGTCGCACTCGTGGCGACGTCGATGCTGGTACTCGTGACGTGGGTGAACGCGCTGGCGGCGGCGCTTACCTTCGCGGCGATCGTCTACTACGCCGTCCTCTACACGGTCCTGCTGAAACCCAACACTGCCTGGAACACAGTTCTCGGCGGCGGTGCTGGAGCACTCCCCGCAGTTATCGGGTGGGCTGCCGTCACCGGAACCGTCGGCGCGCCCGGGCTCGCACTCGCAGCGGTGATCTTCCTGTGGACGCCCGCGCATTTCTACAGCCTCGCGATCGCATTTCGCGACGATTACGCGCGCGGCGGCTTTCCGATGTACCCCGTCGTCGAAGGCGTCCCGGCGGCACGTCGACACGTCGCGTTCTATCTGGGTGCGACGTTGCTGGCCGCGAGCGTTCTCGGTTGGGTTGCCGGGCTGGGCTGGGTCTACGCGGTCACGTCCATCGCTCTGGGTAGCGTCTTCCTGCGGTCGGTGATCAGTCAGTACCGCACACCGACGGACGAGGTCGCGCTCCGCTCGTTCTACGTCTCGAACTACTACCTCGGGGCGATCCTCCTCGCGATCGTCCTCGAGACGCTCGTCGTCGCCGCCTGA
- a CDS encoding SCO family protein, whose amino-acid sequence MTPTDVPLDRRTFLRVAGATTVAASLAGCSQLNRTDDSDDGLVLSPPENHDRIENADLPHPIYGESIPEVTVPAPLHDRAVTTTEFAGERHSMLTFIYTSCTTVCPGLTAALRRVQADATERGYEDEVAFLPFTFDPEYDTAEVLESYGETLGVDFDPGNWYFLRPETPDDARTIVEDTYGVAFEQGNESDDGRMGDDHDEDGDHARHFVHTSLILLVNKDGRVERAYTGGSPGGNEIVEDARAVVEGW is encoded by the coding sequence ATGACCCCTACAGACGTACCCCTCGACAGGCGGACGTTCTTGCGTGTGGCGGGTGCGACGACCGTCGCTGCCTCCCTCGCAGGGTGTTCGCAACTGAATCGGACCGACGACTCGGACGACGGACTCGTCCTCTCGCCGCCGGAGAACCACGATCGGATCGAGAACGCGGACCTCCCACACCCGATCTACGGGGAATCGATACCGGAGGTGACCGTCCCGGCCCCGCTGCACGACCGGGCGGTCACGACCACGGAGTTCGCCGGCGAGCGTCACTCGATGCTGACGTTCATCTACACCAGCTGTACGACGGTCTGCCCCGGTCTAACCGCGGCCCTACGGCGCGTCCAGGCCGACGCGACCGAGCGGGGCTACGAGGACGAGGTCGCGTTTCTCCCGTTTACTTTCGACCCCGAGTACGACACCGCCGAGGTCCTCGAGTCCTACGGCGAGACGCTCGGGGTGGACTTCGACCCTGGCAACTGGTACTTCCTGCGGCCGGAGACGCCGGACGACGCCAGGACGATCGTCGAAGACACGTACGGCGTGGCGTTCGAGCAGGGTAACGAGTCGGACGATGGTCGCATGGGGGACGACCACGACGAGGATGGCGACCACGCCCGCCACTTCGTCCACACGTCGTTGATCCTCCTCGTCAACAAGGACGGGCGCGTCGAGCGGGCCTACACCGGTGGCTCCCCCGGCGGGAACGAGATCGTCGAGGACGCACGTGCCGTCGTCGAGGGGTGGTAA
- a CDS encoding helix-turn-helix domain-containing protein, protein MAQATLTLTMPEEVWIQQISTDYPESTFRVLAAVPGSETGFALVRIAGSAVPEVVEAMDDHPQLTELSLAQWSDNEATVHFETTAPLLMFSSRESGMPIELPVEIRDGEATIEVTGSRERLAELAEQLEHFGLQYRIEHVRERLHESQLLSERQLEVIAAAVEEGYYDTPRRSSLTELADHLGIAKSTCSETLHRAEEAIVKRFVEDLPNIDNDEPLEEQLAST, encoded by the coding sequence ATGGCCCAAGCGACTCTTACCCTCACGATGCCCGAGGAGGTCTGGATTCAGCAGATATCGACGGACTATCCCGAGTCTACCTTCCGGGTGCTCGCGGCCGTCCCCGGTTCCGAGACCGGCTTCGCCCTCGTCCGAATCGCCGGCTCGGCGGTCCCCGAGGTGGTCGAAGCCATGGACGATCACCCCCAGCTCACCGAACTCTCGCTGGCACAGTGGAGCGACAACGAGGCGACGGTCCACTTCGAGACGACCGCACCCCTCCTGATGTTCTCCTCTCGGGAGTCGGGGATGCCGATCGAACTCCCGGTCGAAATCCGGGACGGCGAGGCGACGATCGAGGTCACCGGCTCCCGGGAACGGCTCGCCGAACTCGCCGAACAGCTCGAGCACTTCGGACTGCAGTACCGGATCGAACACGTCCGCGAGCGCCTCCACGAGAGCCAGCTACTCTCGGAGCGCCAGCTCGAGGTGATCGCCGCGGCGGTCGAAGAGGGGTATTACGACACCCCGCGACGATCCTCGCTAACCGAACTGGCCGACCACCTCGGCATCGCGAAATCGACCTGTAGCGAGACCCTCCATCGGGCCGAGGAGGCGATCGTCAAGCGATTCGTCGAGGACCTGCCGAACATCGACAACGACGAACCGCTCGAAGAGCAGCTCGCGAGCACCTGA
- the nrfD gene encoding NrfD/PsrC family molybdoenzyme membrane anchor subunit, with translation MSTKTPTEEDILRPINTLTKKYFILYGAAALGLVAFLVAWAYQLQKGLIVTGLGDWGSGGGSTWGLYIGAFIWWVGVAHGGIILSAAVRLLNMDRYMPVARLAEMTTIGGLSAAGFYILVHMGRPDRMVTSVIGHYHITVNNSPLVWDVTVITAYFVLSATYLGLTLRYDVNRLRDDLPDMFEPVYKVMTIGYTEKEDQVIDRMVWWLAAAVIIMAPLLLHGGVIPWLFALLPAMPGWTGAIQGPMFLSIALMSAISGIMIISYAFRRAYDWDHIITDDIFRGLLLWLGFFTLLFLWFQLQTIINGVFLGPTNKAVAIEAKIAHPVYQVAMAMIFGTLVYIFLQGIRPALFSKKRALVASSIILMGTLTEKILFVVEGFLHPTFDIYANTPGTYFPSAIEWLSLVGTVGLVALLFLNLSKLVPVVELHAIEHLRGDHEHSEEATEPEVEA, from the coding sequence ATGAGCACCAAGACGCCGACGGAGGAGGACATCCTCCGCCCGATCAACACGCTCACGAAGAAGTACTTCATCCTGTACGGCGCGGCTGCACTGGGCCTCGTCGCGTTCCTCGTCGCCTGGGCCTACCAGCTCCAGAAAGGCCTGATCGTCACCGGCCTCGGCGACTGGGGCAGCGGTGGCGGTTCGACGTGGGGGCTGTACATCGGCGCGTTCATCTGGTGGGTCGGCGTCGCTCACGGCGGCATCATCCTCTCGGCCGCCGTCCGCCTGCTCAATATGGACCGGTACATGCCGGTCGCCCGGCTCGCGGAGATGACGACGATCGGCGGCCTCTCAGCCGCCGGCTTCTACATTCTGGTCCACATGGGCCGTCCGGACCGGATGGTCACGAGCGTCATCGGCCACTACCACATCACGGTCAACAACTCGCCGCTGGTGTGGGACGTGACCGTCATCACGGCGTACTTCGTGCTGTCGGCGACCTATCTCGGCCTGACGCTACGCTACGACGTCAACCGCCTGCGAGACGATCTGCCGGACATGTTCGAGCCGGTCTACAAGGTGATGACGATCGGCTACACGGAGAAAGAAGATCAGGTCATCGATCGGATGGTCTGGTGGCTCGCCGCCGCAGTCATCATCATGGCCCCGCTCTTGCTCCACGGCGGCGTGATCCCGTGGCTGTTCGCGCTCCTGCCGGCGATGCCCGGCTGGACCGGTGCGATTCAGGGACCGATGTTCCTCAGTATCGCCCTGATGTCGGCGATCAGTGGCATAATGATCATCTCCTACGCGTTCCGTCGTGCCTACGATTGGGACCACATCATCACCGACGACATCTTCCGCGGGCTGCTCCTGTGGCTCGGGTTCTTCACCCTGTTGTTCCTGTGGTTCCAGCTTCAGACGATCATCAACGGCGTCTTCCTCGGACCGACCAACAAGGCGGTCGCGATCGAGGCGAAGATCGCCCACCCCGTCTACCAAGTTGCGATGGCGATGATCTTCGGCACGCTCGTGTACATCTTCCTGCAGGGGATCCGTCCGGCCCTGTTCAGCAAGAAGCGAGCGCTCGTCGCCAGCAGCATCATCCTCATGGGGACCCTGACCGAAAAGATCCTGTTCGTCGTCGAAGGATTCCTGCACCCGACGTTCGACATCTACGCCAATACGCCCGGGACCTACTTCCCGAGCGCGATCGAGTGGCTCTCGCTCGTTGGGACGGTCGGATTGGTGGCACTTTTATTCCTCAACCTCTCGAAGCTCGTCCCGGTGGTCGAACTCCACGCGATCGAACACCTGCGCGGCGACCACGAGCACAGTGAGGAAGCGACCGAACCGGAGGTGGAAGCATGA
- a CDS encoding 4Fe-4S ferredoxin N-terminal domain-containing protein codes for MSTDDESFHPLGEEWEDELETMLDDTEYDSDLGMEMAQDAMRVTKGELSEAEFHERYHEDVMEEFGEDERPTKEAYEAAQEEAKGTASRMLDAFDGDGEETRRETMKKMGVGAAAVGMGAFGTVSDGPEQSLTAAEGGHGPRQETTEERDLQWGMTIDLERCDGCLSCMKACSDENDLDAGVNWMYVMAWEDELNHSPEGGAGVPESGGYTDFNMGSDFNMLVRPCQHCTDAPCEKVCPTTARHTRDKDGLVLTDYDVCIGCRYCQVACPYGVNYFQWDEPDVAYEDIDGLEDPENPDQITHAEYEYGKRWVDSRAPRGTMSKCTMCPSMQDGKQGEEKVGTTACESACPPDAIQFGNVKDEKSDPSQHREHPSKSRAIVHLTNGTESSKSAPSADAIDSALSDGDDLETAIGNVEGLDEDILAVMKAIEIVSEGTEPGDEENNTILSSEQDIIAAVEAFEQYVDLESEEALDELQLGDGSEQQAQFRLHQYTGKPSSFQLLEDIGTNPNVTYLGQEPGPEAQQVPGPTKYEDMELLDKRQEYLDEETVGRVDGVSL; via the coding sequence ATGAGTACGGACGACGAATCATTCCACCCGCTCGGCGAGGAGTGGGAAGACGAACTCGAGACGATGCTCGACGATACCGAGTACGACAGCGATCTCGGTATGGAAATGGCTCAGGACGCGATGCGGGTCACCAAGGGCGAGCTCTCCGAGGCCGAATTCCACGAGCGCTATCACGAGGACGTGATGGAGGAGTTCGGCGAGGACGAGCGCCCGACCAAAGAGGCCTACGAGGCAGCCCAGGAGGAGGCCAAGGGAACCGCCTCCAGGATGCTCGACGCCTTCGACGGCGACGGCGAGGAGACCCGCCGCGAGACGATGAAGAAGATGGGCGTCGGCGCGGCGGCCGTCGGGATGGGTGCGTTTGGCACCGTTTCGGACGGTCCCGAGCAGAGCCTCACCGCGGCCGAAGGTGGTCACGGGCCCCGCCAGGAGACGACCGAGGAACGCGACCTCCAGTGGGGGATGACGATCGACCTCGAGCGCTGTGACGGCTGTCTCTCGTGTATGAAGGCCTGTTCCGATGAGAACGACCTCGACGCGGGGGTCAACTGGATGTACGTCATGGCCTGGGAGGACGAGCTCAACCACTCCCCCGAGGGCGGCGCCGGTGTGCCTGAGTCCGGTGGGTATACCGACTTCAACATGGGGAGCGACTTCAACATGCTCGTGCGGCCGTGCCAGCACTGCACGGACGCACCCTGTGAGAAGGTCTGTCCGACCACAGCACGTCACACCCGCGACAAGGACGGGCTGGTGCTGACCGACTACGACGTCTGTATCGGGTGTCGGTACTGCCAGGTCGCCTGTCCCTACGGCGTCAACTACTTCCAGTGGGACGAACCCGACGTGGCGTACGAGGACATCGACGGTCTCGAAGACCCCGAGAACCCGGATCAGATCACGCACGCCGAGTACGAATACGGGAAACGGTGGGTCGACAGCCGCGCCCCCCGCGGCACGATGAGCAAGTGTACCATGTGTCCGTCCATGCAGGACGGTAAACAGGGCGAGGAGAAAGTCGGGACGACGGCGTGTGAAAGCGCCTGTCCGCCGGACGCGATTCAGTTCGGCAACGTCAAAGACGAGAAAAGCGATCCGTCGCAGCACCGCGAGCACCCGAGCAAGAGTCGCGCGATCGTCCACCTGACGAACGGGACGGAAAGCAGCAAATCCGCACCGTCGGCGGACGCCATCGACAGCGCTCTCAGCGACGGCGACGACCTCGAGACCGCGATCGGGAACGTCGAAGGCCTCGATGAGGACATCCTCGCGGTCATGAAGGCGATCGAAATCGTCAGCGAGGGGACCGAGCCCGGCGACGAAGAGAACAACACGATTCTCAGTAGCGAACAGGACATCATCGCCGCCGTCGAAGCCTTCGAACAGTACGTCGACCTCGAGAGCGAGGAGGCCCTCGACGAACTGCAACTCGGCGACGGAAGCGAACAGCAGGCGCAGTTCCGACTCCACCAGTACACGGGCAAGCCGTCCTCGTTCCAGCTGCTCGAGGACATCGGGACGAACCCGAACGTCACGTACCTCGGGCAGGAGCCCGGACCGGAGGCCCAACAGGTCCCCGGTCCGACCAAGTACGAGGACATGGAACTGCTCGATAAGCGGCAGGAGTACCTCGACGAGGAGACCGTCGGTCGCGTCGACGGGGTGTCGCTATGA
- a CDS encoding asparagine synthase C-terminal domain-containing protein, translated as MTDAPLRGADATTVRDAVERGDPLPGTSGFAGEIDGRLVRDVLGRVPLFVDGGAESDRTAPTWAFEPTALEDPVLFPAGAVAPPDGPVPEPESHWPLPDPEPDPREAALETLERAIRTAAGRVRRDDREIAVAFSGGVDSALVAELLDAPLYVVGFPDSHDVAAARSAADAMDRELTIVELEPADLERAVPEVARATGRTNAMDVQIALPLYLVGERVAADGFDALAVGQGADELFGGYEKVVRLDHRVDAETVRGAVREQVRSLPDQLPRDVLTIEATGLEPVAPFLHDDVVDAALRLPDDLLADADERKRGFRRVAARHLPDEVAGRDKKAVQYGSLVARELDRLARQAGYKRRIDDHVIKYVSSLLADANGRAD; from the coding sequence ATGACCGACGCTCCGCTCCGCGGTGCCGACGCGACGACCGTCCGCGACGCCGTCGAGCGCGGCGACCCGCTCCCGGGAACGAGCGGGTTCGCGGGAGAGATCGACGGACGACTCGTTCGAGACGTGCTCGGACGAGTCCCCCTGTTCGTCGACGGCGGCGCCGAGAGCGACCGCACCGCGCCGACCTGGGCGTTCGAGCCGACCGCGCTCGAAGACCCCGTGCTCTTTCCGGCCGGCGCGGTCGCGCCCCCGGACGGTCCGGTCCCGGAGCCGGAGTCCCACTGGCCCCTGCCGGACCCCGAGCCCGATCCCCGCGAGGCCGCCCTCGAGACCCTCGAGCGCGCGATCCGGACCGCAGCCGGGCGCGTTCGGCGGGACGACCGCGAGATCGCCGTCGCCTTCTCCGGCGGCGTCGACTCGGCGCTCGTGGCCGAACTGCTGGACGCGCCGCTGTACGTCGTCGGCTTCCCCGACAGCCACGACGTCGCGGCCGCGCGGTCGGCCGCCGACGCGATGGATCGGGAGCTGACGATCGTCGAACTCGAGCCGGCCGATCTCGAGCGCGCGGTCCCCGAGGTGGCGCGAGCGACCGGCCGCACGAACGCGATGGACGTCCAGATCGCGCTCCCGCTGTACCTGGTCGGCGAACGCGTGGCTGCGGACGGGTTCGACGCCCTGGCCGTCGGGCAGGGGGCCGACGAACTGTTCGGCGGCTACGAGAAAGTCGTCCGGCTCGACCACCGGGTCGACGCCGAGACGGTTCGCGGAGCCGTCCGGGAGCAAGTTCGGAGCCTCCCGGACCAGCTCCCGCGGGACGTCCTGACGATCGAGGCGACGGGGCTCGAGCCGGTCGCCCCGTTCCTCCACGACGACGTGGTCGACGCGGCGCTCCGACTCCCGGACGACCTGCTGGCCGACGCGGACGAACGGAAGCGCGGCTTCCGACGCGTGGCTGCCCGGCACCTGCCGGACGAGGTCGCCGGCAGGGACAAGAAGGCGGTCCAGTACGGCAGCCTCGTCGCCCGCGAGCTCGACCGGCTCGCGCGGCAAGCGGGCTACAAGCGCCGAATCGACGATCACGTCATCAAGTACGTCTCGTCGCTGCTCGCGGACGCGAACGGCCGGGCGGACTGA
- a CDS encoding DUF2249 domain-containing protein, whose product MTRLDVRDIPPVNRHPTIHDEFEALEPGETLTIVNDHEPKPLFYEFEAEVDSFDADGYEVEQVAPDEFVATFPKVDA is encoded by the coding sequence ATGACACGACTCGACGTCAGGGACATCCCGCCGGTGAATCGCCACCCGACCATCCACGACGAGTTCGAGGCCCTCGAGCCGGGTGAGACGCTGACCATCGTCAACGACCACGAACCCAAACCGCTGTTCTACGAGTTCGAAGCCGAGGTCGACAGCTTCGACGCCGACGGCTACGAGGTCGAACAGGTCGCTCCCGACGAGTTCGTCGCAACGTTCCCGAAAGTGGACGCGTAG
- a CDS encoding DUF2249 domain-containing protein, whose protein sequence is MSSPVTVVDRTDAPSDRSQETLDVRSLGPPNPLQQTLELLVELPDDTVLVQRNDRVPQFLFPKLDDRGYRYETIERDDDVVTVIWRD, encoded by the coding sequence ATGTCGTCACCCGTCACTGTCGTCGACCGCACCGATGCACCGAGCGATCGATCGCAGGAGACCCTCGACGTGCGATCGCTCGGGCCGCCGAACCCCCTCCAGCAGACCCTCGAGTTGCTCGTCGAACTGCCCGACGACACGGTCCTAGTCCAGCGCAACGATCGCGTTCCCCAGTTTTTGTTCCCGAAACTGGACGATCGCGGGTACCGCTACGAGACGATCGAGCGCGACGACGACGTCGTGACCGTCATCTGGCGTGACTAG